Proteins found in one Triticum aestivum cultivar Chinese Spring chromosome 4D, IWGSC CS RefSeq v2.1, whole genome shotgun sequence genomic segment:
- the LOC123099573 gene encoding vignain has translation MWRSILLAAVVALALAPAPALGIPFTEKDLASEENLRGLYERWRSHYTVSRRGLGADAEERRFNVFKENARYVHEGNKKDRPFRLALNKFADMTTDEFRRTYAGSRVRHHLSLSGGRRGDGSFRYGDADNLPPAVDWRQKGAVTAIKDQGQCGSCWAFSTIVAVEGINKIRTGKLVSLSEQELMDCDNVNNQGCDGGLMDYAFQFIHKNGITTESNYPYQGEQGSCDQAKEKAHNVTIDGYEDVPANDESALQKAVAGQPVSVAIDASGNDFQFYSEGVFTGECSTDLDHGVAAVGYGTTRDGTKYWIVKNSWGEDWGEKGYIRMQRGVSQPEGQCGIAMQASYPTKSAPHARTVREGSHSDEL, from the exons ATGTGGAGGTCCATCTTGCTCGCGGCGGTGGTCGCGCTGGcgctggcgccggcgccggcgctgggGATCCCGTTCACGGAGAAAGACCTGGCCTCGGAGGAGAACCTGCGGGGGCTCTACGAGAGGTGGAGGAGCCACTACACGGTGTCGCGGAGGGGCCTCGGCGCCGACGCGGAGGAGCGCCGGTTCAACGTGTTCAAGGAGAACGCGCGGTACGTCCACGAGGGCAACAAGAAGGACAGGCCCTTCAGGCTGGCGCTCAACAAGTTCGCCGACATGACCACGGACGAGTTCCGGCGCACGTACGCCGGGTCCAGGGTGCGGCACCACCTTTCCCTCAGCGGCGGCCGCCGGGGCGACGGCAGCTTCAGGTACGGCGACGCCGACAACCTGCCGCCGGCGGTGGACTGGCGGCAGAAGGGTGCGGTCACCgccatcaaggaccaaggccagtGCG GGAGCTGCTGGGCGTTCTCGACGATCGTGGCGGTGGAGGGCATCAACAAGATCAGGACGGGGAAGCTGGTGTCGCTGTCGGAGCAGGAGCTCATGGACTGTGACAACGTCAACAACCAGGGCTGCGACGGCGGCCTCATGGACTACGCCTTCCAGTTCATCCACAAGAATGGGATCACCACCGAGTCCAACTACCCGTACCAAGGCGAGCAGGGCAGCTGCGACCAGGCAAAG GAAAAGGCTCATAACGTGACGATCGACGGCTACGAGGATGTCCCCGCCAACGACGAGTCTGCCCTACAGAAAGCCGTCGCTGGCCAGCCCGTGTCCGTGGCAATAGACGCCAGCGGCAACGACTTCCAGTTCTACTCAGAG GGCGTCTTCACCGGAGAATGCAGCACGGATCTCGACCACGGCGTCGCCGCCGTCGGGTACGGCACTACCAGGGATGGCACCAAGTACTGGATCGTCAAGAACTCGTGGGGAGAGGACTGGGGCGAGAAGGGCTACATCAGGATGCAGCGCGGGGTGTCGCAGCCAGAGGGGCAGTGTGGCATCGCCATGCAGGCGTCCTACCCAACTAAGTCGGCACCACATGCCAGGACGGTCAGGGAAGGGTCTCATAGTGATGAGCTCTAG